One Pseudomonas tolaasii NCPPB 2192 genomic window carries:
- the dctM gene encoding C4-dicarboxylate TRAP transporter large permease protein DctM has translation MAVLCLFLLLFVFMFLGVPIAISLGLSGAVSILMFSQDSVSSLAIKLFETSDAYTFLAIPFFLLSGAFMTTGGVAQRLIDFANACVGHIRGGLAIAAVLACMLFAALSGSSPATVAAVGSIAVAGMVRSGYPKEFGAGIICNAGTLGILIPPSIVMVVYSAATETSVGKLFMAGVIPGLLLGLMLMVAIYIVARIKKLPAQPRATFREWLTCARRAFWGLLLLVIILGGIYSGMFTPTEAAAVAAVYSAFVALFIYKDMKFRDCPKVLLESGRLAIMLMFIIANAMLFAHVLTTEQIPQEITAWVISEGLTPIGFLIMVNIVLLVAGSFMEPSAIVLILAPIFFPIAIKLGIDPIHLGIVMVVNMEIGLVHPPVGLNLFVTSAVTGLSLGQTIRAALPWLMILLVFLIMVTYLPFISLALPHWLGM, from the coding sequence ATGGCCGTGCTCTGTCTGTTTTTGCTGTTGTTCGTGTTCATGTTCCTCGGCGTGCCGATCGCGATTTCCCTGGGGCTGTCCGGCGCCGTGTCGATCCTGATGTTCAGCCAGGACTCGGTAAGCTCGCTGGCGATCAAACTGTTTGAAACCTCCGACGCCTACACCTTCCTGGCGATTCCGTTCTTCCTGCTTTCCGGCGCGTTCATGACCACCGGCGGCGTGGCACAACGGCTCATCGATTTCGCCAACGCCTGTGTCGGCCACATCCGTGGCGGCCTGGCGATTGCGGCGGTGCTGGCGTGCATGCTGTTCGCCGCGCTGTCCGGTTCATCGCCGGCCACAGTGGCGGCGGTGGGTTCGATTGCGGTGGCGGGCATGGTGCGTTCCGGCTATCCGAAGGAATTCGGTGCGGGGATCATCTGCAACGCGGGGACGTTGGGCATTCTGATTCCGCCGTCGATTGTGATGGTGGTGTATTCGGCCGCCACCGAAACCTCGGTCGGCAAGCTGTTTATGGCCGGGGTGATTCCGGGGTTGCTGCTGGGCCTGATGCTGATGGTCGCGATCTACATCGTCGCGCGCATCAAGAAGCTGCCGGCCCAGCCACGCGCTACCTTTCGTGAATGGCTGACCTGCGCTCGCCGTGCATTCTGGGGGTTGCTGCTGCTGGTGATCATCCTCGGCGGCATCTACAGCGGCATGTTCACGCCAACGGAAGCGGCCGCAGTGGCCGCGGTATATTCGGCATTCGTGGCCCTGTTCATCTACAAGGACATGAAGTTTCGCGATTGCCCCAAGGTGCTGCTGGAATCCGGGCGGCTGGCGATCATGCTGATGTTCATCATCGCCAACGCCATGCTGTTTGCCCATGTGCTGACGACCGAGCAGATCCCCCAGGAAATCACCGCATGGGTGATCTCTGAAGGGCTGACGCCGATTGGTTTCCTGATCATGGTCAACATCGTGCTGCTGGTAGCGGGCAGCTTTATGGAGCCTTCGGCGATTGTGCTGATCCTGGCGCCGATCTTCTTCCCGATTGCCATCAAGCTGGGGATCGACCCGATTCACCTGGGGATTGTGATGGTGGTCAACATGGAAATCGGCCTGGTGCACCCGCCGGTGGGGTTGAACCTGTTTGTGACCTCGGCGGTGACGGGCTTGAGCCTGGGTCAGACGATTCGCGCGGCGCTGCCGTGGCTGATGATTTTGCTGGTGTTCCTGATCATGGTCACCTACCTGCCGTTCATTTCGCTGGCGCTGCCGCACTGGCTCGGCATGTAA
- a CDS encoding CaiB/BaiF CoA transferase family protein, producing the protein MTHQRPLDGITVVSLEHAIAAPFCTRQLADLGARVIKVERPGAGDFARGYDERVRGLASHFVWTNRSKESLTLDLKQDEASDILETLLADADVLVQNLAPGAAARMGLSFEALHERFPRLIVCDISGYGEGGPYENKKAYDLLIQSEGGFLSVTGGPAEDQMAKAGCSIADISAGMYAYSGILSALLLRGKTGKGSRIDVSMLESLVEWMGYPMYYAFDGAPQPPRAGAAHSTIYPYGPFPTGDGGTVMLGLQNEREWAAFCDKVLLSPELAVDERFSANFKRSANREVLRQIIVDSFARLDAEAVIQRLEDAQIASARVNDMQGVWNHPQLKARDSWREVDSPAGSLPSLLPPARNAAFTPRMDAVPALGQHSQGILDQLGYSPESIANLKTRGVI; encoded by the coding sequence ATGACTCACCAACGACCGCTGGACGGCATTACCGTCGTCAGTCTTGAACACGCGATTGCCGCGCCGTTCTGCACCCGCCAACTGGCGGACCTGGGCGCCCGCGTGATCAAGGTCGAGCGCCCCGGCGCCGGCGACTTTGCCCGTGGCTACGATGAACGCGTGCGCGGCCTGGCGTCACACTTCGTGTGGACCAACCGCTCCAAGGAAAGCCTGACCCTGGACCTGAAGCAGGACGAGGCGAGCGATATCCTTGAAACACTGTTGGCCGACGCGGATGTGCTGGTGCAGAACCTCGCACCCGGCGCGGCGGCACGCATGGGCCTGTCGTTCGAGGCGCTGCATGAGCGGTTTCCACGGTTGATCGTCTGCGATATTTCCGGCTATGGCGAAGGCGGACCTTACGAGAACAAGAAAGCCTATGACCTGCTGATCCAGAGCGAGGGCGGTTTTCTCTCGGTGACCGGCGGCCCCGCTGAGGACCAGATGGCCAAGGCCGGGTGTTCCATTGCCGACATCTCTGCCGGCATGTACGCCTACAGCGGCATCCTTTCGGCGCTGCTGTTGCGCGGCAAAACCGGGAAGGGCAGCCGCATCGACGTGAGCATGCTCGAAAGCCTGGTGGAATGGATGGGCTACCCGATGTATTACGCGTTCGACGGCGCGCCACAACCGCCACGCGCGGGCGCTGCGCATTCGACGATCTACCCTTACGGGCCGTTTCCCACCGGTGACGGCGGTACTGTAATGCTGGGTTTGCAGAACGAGCGCGAATGGGCGGCATTCTGCGACAAGGTACTGCTTTCGCCGGAACTGGCGGTCGATGAGCGTTTCTCGGCCAACTTCAAACGCTCGGCCAACCGTGAAGTGTTGCGCCAGATCATTGTTGACAGTTTCGCCCGGCTCGACGCCGAGGCGGTAATCCAGCGCCTGGAAGACGCGCAGATCGCCAGTGCGCGGGTCAACGACATGCAGGGCGTGTGGAACCACCCGCAACTCAAGGCTCGCGACAGTTGGCGTGAAGTCGACAGCCCGGCCGGGTCGCTGCCGTCACTCTTGCCGCCGGCGCGCAATGCGGCTTTTACCCCGCGCATGGATGCCGTTCCCGCGTTGGGCCAGCACAGCCAAGGGATTCTGGATCAGCTGGGTTACTCCCCCGAATCCATCGCCAACCTCAAAACACGCGGTGTCATCTGA
- a CDS encoding LysR family transcriptional regulator — protein sequence MLRSHLPLNALRAFEASARHLSFTRAAIELCVTQAAVSHQVKSLEAQLNVTLFKRLPRGLMLTSEGETLLPVVRESFDRIAQTLSQFEGGHYREVLTVGAVGTFAVGWLLPRLPDFQARYPFIDLRLSTHNNRVDVAAEGLDYAIRFGAGAWHGTEACELLAAPLTVLCVPPIAEQLHTPADVLKHTLLRSYRADEWSQWFQAAGLPADTLVPRSIVFDSSLAMMEAALQGIGVALAPAMMFSRQLESDVIRQPFQTGITTGSYWLTRLQSRTETTAMAAFKGWLKEVAERG from the coding sequence ATGTTGCGCTCCCATTTGCCCCTCAATGCCTTGCGTGCCTTCGAGGCCTCGGCCCGTCATTTGAGCTTTACCCGCGCGGCCATTGAGTTGTGCGTGACCCAGGCCGCCGTCAGCCATCAGGTGAAAAGCCTGGAGGCGCAATTGAACGTGACGCTGTTCAAGCGCCTGCCCCGCGGGCTGATGCTCACCAGCGAAGGTGAAACCCTGCTGCCTGTGGTGCGCGAGTCGTTTGACCGTATTGCCCAGACCCTCAGCCAGTTCGAAGGCGGCCATTACCGCGAGGTATTGACCGTTGGCGCGGTGGGCACCTTTGCCGTGGGCTGGCTGCTGCCGCGCTTGCCGGACTTTCAGGCGCGTTACCCGTTTATCGACCTGCGCCTGTCCACTCACAACAACCGGGTGGACGTAGCCGCCGAGGGTCTGGACTACGCGATCCGCTTCGGCGCCGGTGCCTGGCATGGCACGGAGGCGTGCGAACTGCTGGCGGCCCCACTGACCGTGCTTTGTGTGCCCCCTATCGCCGAGCAACTGCACACCCCGGCGGATGTGCTTAAACACACGTTGCTGCGTTCCTACCGTGCCGATGAGTGGAGCCAATGGTTCCAGGCGGCCGGGTTGCCCGCCGATACCCTGGTGCCGCGCAGCATCGTGTTCGACTCGTCGCTGGCGATGATGGAAGCCGCTCTGCAAGGCATCGGCGTGGCGCTGGCCCCGGCGATGATGTTCTCGCGCCAACTGGAAAGCGATGTGATTCGTCAACCGTTCCAGACCGGTATCACCACCGGCAGCTACTGGCTGACGCGCTTGCAGTCGCGCACGGAAACCACGGCGATGGCGGCATTCAAGGGCTGGTTGAAGGAGGTGGCGGAAAGAGGGTGA
- a CDS encoding YceI family protein, producing MKPLVYLAILLGFCTSAQAVEYKDVNRTASQISFTYKQLGQRVYGTFSDFEGTLTFDTQKPEAGHALLKIQLASIDAGSPDANDELQRASWFDTATYPVGVYESTAVKPLGDNRYKISGNLTIKGTTRPVDVDVVLKEQSGIGVFDGELILKRDDFKIGEGEWAGNSVVSNDIDIKFKMVAPQR from the coding sequence ATGAAGCCTCTCGTTTACCTGGCCATCCTTCTCGGTTTTTGCACCAGCGCCCAGGCGGTGGAGTACAAGGACGTCAACCGCACGGCCAGCCAGATCAGCTTCACCTACAAACAATTGGGCCAGCGCGTATACGGCACCTTCAGCGATTTTGAAGGCACGCTGACGTTTGACACGCAAAAGCCCGAAGCCGGGCATGCGTTGCTCAAGATTCAGTTGGCGAGCATCGACGCCGGCAGCCCCGACGCCAACGACGAGCTGCAACGCGCCTCCTGGTTCGATACCGCGACTTACCCCGTGGGCGTGTATGAGTCCACAGCCGTCAAGCCGCTGGGCGACAACCGCTACAAGATCAGCGGCAACCTGACCATCAAAGGCACCACGCGGCCGGTGGATGTGGATGTGGTGCTCAAGGAGCAAAGCGGCATCGGCGTGTTCGACGGCGAGCTGATCCTCAAGCGCGACGACTTCAAGATCGGCGAAGGCGAATGGGCCGGGAACAGCGTGGTGTCCAACGACATCGACATCAAATTCAAGATGGTCGCGCCGCAACGCTAA
- the yghX gene encoding YghX family hydrolase, with the protein MTRLTAKDFAPELLELYDGYAHGKINRREFLDRAALFTFGGLTASALLAALSPNYALAEQVKFTDPDIVANYITYPSPKGNGSVRGYLVRPAKAAGKLPAVVVVHENRGLNPYIEDVARRLAKAGFIALAPDGLSSVGGYPGNDEKGVALQQTVDPEKLMNDFFAAIEWLMHHDSSTGKVGITGFCYGGGVTNAAAVAYPELGAAVSFYGRQPDAKDVPRIKAPIMLHYGELDTRINEGWPAYEKALKAAGTTYEAFIYKGANHGFHNDSTPRYDEAAANLAWERTLGWFNKYLA; encoded by the coding sequence ATGACTCGTCTCACCGCGAAAGACTTTGCTCCCGAATTGCTGGAACTCTACGACGGCTACGCCCACGGCAAGATCAACCGCCGCGAATTTCTCGACCGCGCCGCGCTGTTCACCTTCGGCGGCCTCACCGCCTCGGCCCTGCTCGCGGCCCTGAGCCCCAACTACGCGCTGGCCGAACAGGTCAAATTCACCGACCCGGACATCGTCGCCAACTACATCACTTATCCCTCGCCCAAGGGCAACGGCAGCGTGCGCGGCTACCTGGTGCGCCCGGCCAAAGCGGCCGGCAAGTTGCCCGCCGTAGTGGTGGTGCATGAAAACCGTGGCCTGAACCCCTACATCGAAGACGTCGCGCGGCGCCTGGCCAAAGCCGGCTTTATCGCCCTGGCGCCCGATGGTTTGAGCTCGGTGGGCGGCTACCCCGGCAATGATGAGAAAGGCGTGGCGCTGCAACAGACAGTCGACCCTGAGAAACTCATGAACGACTTCTTCGCCGCCATCGAATGGCTGATGCACCACGACAGCAGCACCGGCAAGGTCGGCATTACCGGCTTCTGTTACGGCGGCGGTGTGACCAATGCGGCGGCCGTGGCCTACCCCGAACTGGGCGCGGCGGTGTCGTTCTACGGGCGGCAACCCGACGCCAAGGACGTGCCGCGCATCAAGGCGCCGATCATGCTGCATTACGGCGAGCTGGATACCCGCATCAACGAGGGCTGGCCGGCGTATGAAAAGGCGCTGAAGGCAGCGGGTACGACGTATGAGGCGTTTATCTACAAGGGCGCCAACCACGGTTTTCACAATGATTCGACGCCGAGGTATGACGAAGCCGCGGCGAACCTGGCGTGGGAAAGAACACTGGGCTGGTTCAACAAATACCTTGCGTAG
- a CDS encoding PaaI family thioesterase, with product MHTPALQDITAPEGICYGCGASNPHGLHIKSRWDADGIHLIAEHLPDAQYSGWPDLVYGGLIAMLVDCHSNWTAMAYHYRAEQREPGSLPRIDCVTGNLGIKFIKPTPMGVTLTLRARVEGDVGRKSRVVCEVYAGDVLTAIGDSIFVRVDTRQLSDAAHGREG from the coding sequence ATGCACACCCCTGCCCTACAGGACATCACCGCGCCGGAAGGCATCTGCTACGGCTGCGGCGCCAGTAACCCCCATGGCCTGCACATCAAGAGCCGCTGGGACGCCGATGGCATCCACCTGATCGCCGAACACCTGCCCGACGCGCAATACAGCGGCTGGCCCGATCTGGTGTACGGCGGTTTAATCGCCATGCTGGTGGACTGCCACTCCAACTGGACCGCCATGGCTTACCACTACCGCGCCGAACAGCGTGAGCCCGGCAGCCTGCCGCGCATCGACTGTGTGACCGGCAACCTGGGCATCAAATTCATCAAACCGACGCCCATGGGCGTCACACTCACCTTGCGCGCCCGTGTGGAAGGCGACGTGGGGCGCAAAAGCCGCGTGGTCTGCGAGGTGTATGCCGGGGATGTGCTGACCGCCATCGGCGACTCGATATTCGTGCGCGTCGACACCCGGCAACTGTCGGACGCCGCCCATGGCCGCGAAGGTTGA
- a CDS encoding DUF2252 domain-containing protein, protein MKIPRPSDRMPHLTQLRNLKMARSAHAYVRGSTVQFYEWLHSQPGRRLPHGPAIWICGDCHAGNLGPTGDNKGRIDMHIRDLDQTVIGNPAHDLVRLALSLATAARGSDLPGVTTARMLEEMMVGYEQAFKDKPDEVPPRPSQVKAGMRSAVERTWKNLARERIENARPSIPLGKHFWSLSRAEKGALQNLCASDEIHQLVTSLKGRPKDARVELLDSAYWVKGCSSLGLMRYAALLGVGDKDDQEYCLIDIKEAVGAAAPRVARAKMPRDNGRRVVEGARQLSPGLGERMLATRMLDHGFFIRELLPQDMKLELDELSEIDAMHAAGYLARVVGIAHARQMDRDTRKEWMATLQENRSKQLDAPSWLWTSVVQLVGSHEQGYLNHCRRYALEH, encoded by the coding sequence ATGAAAATTCCGCGCCCCTCCGACCGCATGCCCCACCTTACCCAACTGCGCAACCTGAAGATGGCGCGCTCGGCCCACGCCTACGTGCGGGGCAGCACCGTGCAATTCTACGAGTGGCTGCACAGCCAGCCGGGTCGCCGTCTGCCCCACGGCCCTGCGATCTGGATTTGCGGCGACTGCCACGCCGGCAACCTTGGCCCGACCGGTGACAACAAGGGCCGCATCGACATGCATATCCGCGACCTCGACCAGACTGTGATCGGTAACCCGGCCCACGACCTGGTGCGCCTGGCGCTGTCACTGGCCACCGCTGCGCGGGGTTCCGACCTGCCCGGCGTGACCACCGCACGCATGCTCGAAGAAATGATGGTGGGCTATGAGCAGGCTTTTAAAGATAAGCCTGATGAGGTGCCACCGCGCCCGTCCCAGGTCAAGGCGGGCATGCGCAGTGCAGTGGAACGCACGTGGAAAAACCTGGCGCGTGAACGTATCGAAAATGCCCGGCCGAGCATTCCGCTGGGCAAGCATTTCTGGTCGCTGTCGCGGGCAGAGAAGGGCGCACTCCAAAACCTTTGCGCGTCGGACGAAATCCATCAACTGGTCACCTCCCTCAAAGGCCGCCCCAAGGACGCCAGGGTCGAACTGCTGGACTCGGCCTATTGGGTCAAGGGCTGCAGCTCCCTGGGCCTGATGCGTTACGCCGCCTTGCTCGGCGTCGGCGACAAGGATGACCAGGAATACTGCCTGATCGACATCAAGGAAGCCGTCGGCGCCGCTGCACCCCGCGTGGCGCGGGCCAAAATGCCGCGGGACAATGGCCGTCGGGTGGTGGAGGGCGCGCGCCAGTTGTCACCGGGGTTGGGCGAACGCATGCTCGCCACGCGCATGCTGGACCACGGTTTTTTCATCCGCGAACTGCTGCCCCAGGACATGAAGCTGGAGCTGGATGAACTCAGTGAAATCGACGCCATGCACGCCGCCGGTTACCTGGCTCGCGTAGTCGGCATTGCCCACGCGCGGCAGATGGACCGGGATACGCGCAAGGAGTGGATGGCGACGCTACAGGAAAACCGTTCGAAGCAACTGGATGCGCCGTCGTGGTTATGGACCAGCGTGGTGCAGTTGGTGGGCAGCCATGAGCAGGGGTATCTGAACCATTGCCGGCGGTATGCCTTGGAACATTGA
- a CDS encoding TRAP transporter substrate-binding protein, with protein MLKLSRALLCAASVFVAGLAQAADPIVIKFAHVVAENTPKGQGALLFKKLAEERLPGRVKVEVYPNSSLFGDGKEMEALLLGDVQMLAPSLAKFEQYTKQVQIYDLPFLFNDLAAVDRFQAAQGKALLTSMQDKNILGLAYWHNGLKQLSSNKALHEPKDARGLKFRVQASSVLEEQFKAIRANPRKMSFAEVYQGLQTGTVNGTENTWSNYESQKVNEVQKYFTESNHGLIDYMVITNAKFWSGLPPDVRSTLEQIMGEVTVEVNKQAEALNQSAKQKIIDAKTSEIIELTPEQRQLWREAMRPVWQKFEGEIGADLIKAADASNQ; from the coding sequence ATGCTCAAGCTTTCCCGGGCGCTGCTGTGCGCCGCCAGTGTGTTCGTTGCGGGCCTGGCCCAGGCGGCGGACCCGATTGTGATCAAGTTCGCCCACGTCGTGGCGGAAAACACCCCCAAGGGCCAGGGCGCGCTGCTGTTCAAGAAACTCGCCGAAGAGCGCCTGCCGGGCCGGGTCAAGGTTGAGGTGTACCCCAACTCGTCGCTGTTTGGCGACGGCAAGGAGATGGAGGCGCTGCTGTTGGGCGACGTGCAGATGCTGGCGCCGTCCCTGGCCAAGTTCGAGCAATACACCAAGCAAGTGCAGATTTACGACCTGCCGTTCCTGTTCAACGACCTCGCCGCTGTCGACCGTTTTCAGGCTGCCCAGGGCAAGGCGCTGCTGACCTCGATGCAGGACAAGAACATCCTCGGCCTGGCCTATTGGCACAACGGCCTCAAGCAGCTTTCCTCGAACAAGGCCCTGCATGAGCCCAAGGACGCCCGTGGCCTGAAATTCCGTGTGCAGGCCTCCAGCGTACTCGAAGAGCAGTTCAAGGCGATCCGCGCCAACCCGCGCAAGATGAGCTTCGCCGAGGTGTACCAGGGCTTGCAGACCGGCACTGTGAATGGCACCGAGAACACCTGGTCGAACTATGAAAGCCAGAAGGTCAATGAGGTGCAGAAGTACTTCACCGAGTCCAACCACGGCCTGATCGACTACATGGTGATCACCAACGCCAAGTTCTGGAGCGGCCTGCCACCGGATGTGCGCAGCACGCTGGAGCAGATCATGGGTGAGGTCACCGTCGAGGTGAACAAGCAGGCCGAGGCGCTGAACCAGTCGGCCAAGCAGAAGATCATCGACGCCAAAACCAGCGAAATCATCGAACTGACCCCCGAGCAACGCCAGTTGTGGCGCGAAGCCATGCGCCCGGTGTGGCAGAAGTTCGAGGGTGAGATCGGCGCTGACCTGATCAAGGCGGCCGACGCGTCCAACCAGTGA
- the ampC gene encoding class C beta-lactamase, with amino-acid sequence MKHNLQKMLISALLLGSGTAMAATDLRALVDSRVEPLMQQQGIPGLSVAVVNKGQVQYFNYGVAAKDTQQKVTEDTLFEIGSVSKTFTATLGGYAQATGKLKLSDKASEHLPALAGGVFDHISLLQLATYTPGGLPLQFPDAADNAESMLAYFQQWKPKYAPGEQRLYSNPSIGLFGYLAAQSLGQPFNVAMEKTLLPKLGLKNTHVSVPADKSAQYAQGYDKNQKPIRVSPGALDSEAYGIKTSTQDLARYVVANMHPGTLDKPLQQAIATTHTGYYTVNGMTQGLGWEAYPYPIKLQALLDGNSTEMVMQPHKVNWLNPAKTETADILFNKTGSTGGFGAYVAYVPSRDIGVVILANKNYPNGERVKVAHAILSAIDH; translated from the coding sequence ATGAAACACAACCTACAAAAAATGCTGATATCAGCTTTGTTGCTGGGCTCCGGCACGGCCATGGCGGCCACGGACCTGCGTGCCCTTGTGGATAGCCGCGTTGAGCCACTGATGCAGCAACAGGGTATTCCCGGCCTGTCAGTGGCCGTGGTCAACAAAGGGCAAGTGCAATACTTTAATTACGGCGTCGCCGCCAAAGACACCCAGCAGAAAGTCACCGAAGACACCCTGTTCGAGATCGGCTCGGTGAGCAAAACCTTCACCGCCACCCTCGGCGGTTACGCCCAGGCCACCGGCAAGCTCAAGCTGTCGGACAAGGCCAGTGAACACTTGCCGGCGCTGGCCGGCGGCGTGTTTGATCACATCAGCCTGTTGCAGTTGGCGACCTACACTCCCGGCGGCTTGCCCCTGCAATTCCCCGATGCAGCTGATAACGCCGAATCCATGCTCGCCTATTTCCAGCAATGGAAACCCAAGTACGCACCTGGCGAGCAACGCCTCTATTCCAACCCGAGCATCGGCCTGTTCGGCTACCTCGCCGCGCAAAGCCTCGGGCAGCCGTTCAATGTGGCGATGGAGAAAACCCTGCTGCCAAAGCTGGGTTTGAAAAACACCCACGTGAGTGTCCCCGCCGACAAGTCAGCCCAATACGCCCAAGGCTATGACAAAAACCAGAAACCCATACGCGTCAGCCCCGGCGCACTGGACAGCGAAGCCTACGGCATCAAAACCAGCACCCAGGACCTGGCTCGCTACGTAGTCGCCAACATGCACCCCGGCACACTGGACAAGCCTTTGCAGCAGGCCATCGCTACCACCCACACCGGCTATTACACGGTGAATGGCATGACCCAGGGCCTGGGCTGGGAAGCCTACCCCTACCCGATCAAGCTCCAGGCCTTGCTGGACGGCAACTCCACCGAAATGGTCATGCAGCCGCACAAGGTCAACTGGCTCAACCCGGCAAAGACTGAAACCGCCGATATTCTGTTCAACAAAACCGGCTCTACCGGCGGGTTTGGTGCGTACGTGGCGTACGTGCCGAGCAGGGATATTGGCGTGGTGATTCTGGCCAACAAGAACTACCCGAATGGTGAGCGGGTGAAAGTGGCCCATGCGATCTTGAGCGCGATAGATCACTAA
- a CDS encoding TRAP transporter small permease, translating into MQTPRRIWEHLEEGFIAFLLAAMTLVTFVYVMLNNIYTLFFSLADKWAFSSPFFNALGDHTMTWAQDMTWSVALTKAMFGWLIFFGISYGVRTAGHLGVDALVKLTKRPVQRILGMLACLCCLAYAGLFMVASYKWVSAVMSAHIGAEDLDQYGIDVGDIVLIVPIGFAMVFVRYLEIFYRIFTHRQVGLGLADEAGEASKLAGSHEERH; encoded by the coding sequence ATGCAAACGCCAAGGCGCATCTGGGAGCACCTGGAGGAAGGTTTTATCGCCTTCCTGCTGGCCGCCATGACCCTGGTGACGTTCGTTTACGTCATGCTCAACAACATTTACACGCTGTTCTTTTCCCTGGCCGACAAGTGGGCCTTCAGTAGCCCCTTCTTCAACGCCCTGGGCGACCACACCATGACCTGGGCCCAGGACATGACCTGGAGCGTGGCGCTGACCAAGGCCATGTTCGGCTGGCTGATTTTCTTCGGTATTTCCTACGGCGTGCGCACCGCCGGCCACCTCGGCGTAGACGCGCTGGTCAAGCTGACCAAACGCCCGGTGCAACGCATCCTCGGCATGCTCGCCTGCCTGTGCTGCCTGGCTTACGCCGGGCTGTTCATGGTCGCGAGCTACAAGTGGGTCAGCGCGGTCATGAGCGCGCACATCGGCGCCGAAGACCTTGACCAGTATGGCATCGACGTCGGCGACATCGTGCTCATCGTCCCCATCGGTTTCGCCATGGTGTTTGTGCGCTACCTGGAAATTTTCTACCGCATCTTTACCCACCGTCAGGTCGGGTTGGGGCTGGCCGATGAAGCCGGCGAGGCCAGCAAGTTGGCCGGCAGCCATGAGGAGCGTCACTGA
- a CDS encoding HpcH/HpaI aldolase/citrate lyase family protein has protein sequence MPTPLVRSALFVPGSRPERFSKALASGADAVIVDFEDAVEEPLKRQARDNLGAFLTGNPAAQVWVRINAPEHAGHFEDVAFCKAHSNVVGVLLPKVESAAQVAVVAAIGKAIWPIIESARGLLAVAEIAQAPLVERLSFGGLDLALDLNLSTDSPAARFALDQARLALIVHSRAAGLVAPLDGVHPAIDDPEGLRRSIRHAYEMGFAGALCIHPKQVAVIHEALAPSAEELAWAKRVVEAGAHGAGAYQIDGQMVDAPVLLRAQRLLAARL, from the coding sequence ATGCCTACTCCTCTTGTGCGTTCTGCCCTGTTTGTACCCGGAAGCCGCCCGGAGCGGTTCTCCAAAGCCCTGGCCAGTGGTGCCGATGCCGTGATTGTGGATTTTGAGGATGCGGTGGAAGAACCGCTCAAGCGCCAGGCGCGGGACAACCTCGGTGCGTTTTTAACCGGCAACCCCGCCGCTCAGGTTTGGGTGCGCATCAACGCGCCGGAGCATGCCGGGCATTTTGAAGATGTGGCGTTTTGCAAGGCCCATTCAAATGTGGTCGGCGTGCTGCTGCCCAAGGTTGAAAGCGCGGCGCAAGTGGCTGTGGTGGCGGCTATCGGCAAAGCCATCTGGCCGATCATCGAGAGCGCGCGCGGTTTGTTGGCAGTGGCTGAAATTGCCCAGGCCCCCCTGGTGGAGCGCCTGTCGTTCGGCGGCCTGGACCTGGCACTGGACTTGAACCTGAGCACTGACTCCCCGGCCGCCCGGTTTGCCCTTGACCAGGCACGCCTGGCGTTGATCGTGCACTCCCGTGCTGCAGGCCTGGTGGCGCCGCTGGACGGCGTGCACCCGGCGATAGACGACCCCGAAGGCCTGCGCCGCTCGATCCGGCATGCCTATGAGATGGGCTTTGCCGGCGCGCTGTGTATTCATCCAAAGCAGGTGGCGGTGATTCATGAAGCCCTGGCGCCGAGTGCCGAAGAACTGGCCTGGGCGAAGCGGGTTGTGGAAGCCGGGGCCCATGGGGCAGGGGCTTATCAGATTGATGGGCAGATGGTGGATGCGCCGGTGCTGCTGCGCGCCCAGAGGTTGCTCGCCGCCCGGCTCTAA